In the Chromobacterium sp. ATCC 53434 genome, GCCAGTCGCCTGCGACAAAGTCGCGCCACGGGTTGGCTTGGGTAGCATTTTGAGTGATGGCGTCCATCTGGTGCCTCCTTCTTGGCTGAATCCAGCAAGTGTTAGATATTGAACATATCGTACATTCGAATTCGAAAATTTCGCTTGATCTTGGTCAAGTAGCCCATCGCTGCCGGCACGCTTTCCATCGTGCGGCGCAACATGCCCAATGTGTTCAATACCCTTATTTTATTAATGGTTTATAGCAAAATCGGCGCGCTACGCCATGTCCCGCGCCGATGACATTCGAAATCGAACATCCACATGCCGCTCTCCGGCCGGAATGTCTCCCCGGCGCATCAGACCCCCTGCAGCGTGTGGCGTTCCAGCCGGAACACCACCAGGCCGACGCCGATGGCGCCGCCGACGATATTGCCCAGCGTCGCCGGCGCCAGATTGTGCAGGATGTCGCCCCAGCCCAGTCCGGCCATGCCCTGCATCCTGGCCAGCGCGAAGAAGGCCATATTGGCGATGCTGTGCTCGAAGCCGGAGAAGAAGAACACGAACACCAGCAGCATGATGACGATCAGCCGCGCCGCCTCGCTGGACAAGCGCATCGGCACCCACACCGCCAGGCAGATCACCCAGTTGCACAGCACACCCTTCCAGAAGATCTCCAGCGCGGGAGCATGCACCTTGTGCGCCACCACATTGAACAACAGATGCTGGGGCGGCAGCTCGCCCATGCCGCCGGCGCCGGACAGCACCGCGACGAACAGCAGCACGCC is a window encoding:
- a CDS encoding formate transporter FocA yields the protein MSHPSPLAYVLDEAAGKQRMLLSEPGRYLLSAGMAGALIAAVLVVSLKLGQVFFAAGAPGYYIATAGFFGVALVSIIVCKVELFTSNVMYFTVGRLGGRCRSCNLLRSWALVYLGNLLGVLLFVAVLSGAGGMGELPPQHLLFNVVAHKVHAPALEIFWKGVLCNWVICLAVWVPMRLSSEAARLIVIMLLVFVFFFSGFEHSIANMAFFALARMQGMAGLGWGDILHNLAPATLGNIVGGAIGVGLVVFRLERHTLQGV